The Burkholderia cepacia ATCC 25416 genome includes a window with the following:
- a CDS encoding NAD(P)H-quinone oxidoreductase, with protein sequence MSETLSPVPADMAAVEITRPGGPDVLATARRPVPRPKADEVLIRVHAAGVNGPDVLQRKGLYNPPPGASDIPGLEIAGEVVATGEAVRDFAPGDRVSALVTGGGYAEYAVAHHLTTMKLPPGLDMIEAAAMPETFLTVWLNLVQRGRLQAGESVLIHGGASGIGTTATMIAKAMGASTVITTVGSEAHRAASLRLGADHAVHYQEQDFVAEVDRITAGKGVDVILDIIAGDYVARNYRAAAMNGRILQVSALAGPAKELDVWPMMTKRLTHIGSTLRSRTPEEKGALIAELERQLWPHVAAGTVKPQVFRTFTLDDARGAHVLIDSGEHVGKIVLTTAAHRAA encoded by the coding sequence ATGTCCGAAACGCTCTCCCCCGTTCCCGCCGACATGGCGGCAGTCGAAATCACCCGCCCCGGCGGCCCCGATGTCCTCGCTACCGCACGTCGCCCCGTGCCGCGGCCGAAAGCCGACGAAGTGCTGATCCGGGTTCACGCCGCCGGCGTGAACGGCCCGGACGTGCTGCAACGCAAGGGGCTCTACAACCCGCCGCCTGGCGCATCCGACATCCCGGGCCTGGAAATCGCGGGCGAAGTCGTCGCGACCGGCGAAGCCGTGCGCGACTTCGCGCCGGGCGACCGGGTCAGCGCGCTGGTGACGGGCGGCGGTTATGCGGAATACGCGGTCGCCCATCACCTCACGACGATGAAGCTGCCGCCCGGCCTCGACATGATCGAAGCCGCGGCGATGCCGGAAACGTTCCTGACGGTCTGGCTGAACCTGGTCCAGCGCGGGCGGCTGCAGGCGGGCGAATCGGTGCTGATCCACGGCGGCGCGTCGGGCATCGGCACCACAGCGACGATGATCGCCAAGGCGATGGGCGCGTCGACCGTCATCACGACGGTCGGCTCGGAAGCGCATCGCGCCGCGAGCCTGCGGCTCGGCGCGGATCACGCGGTGCACTACCAGGAACAAGATTTCGTGGCCGAAGTCGACAGGATCACCGCCGGCAAGGGCGTGGACGTGATCCTCGACATCATCGCGGGCGACTACGTCGCGCGCAATTACCGGGCCGCAGCGATGAACGGGCGGATCCTGCAGGTCAGCGCGCTCGCCGGGCCGGCGAAGGAACTCGACGTGTGGCCGATGATGACCAAGCGCCTCACGCACATCGGCTCGACGCTGCGCTCGCGCACACCGGAGGAGAAAGGCGCACTCATCGCCGAACTCGAACGGCAACTGTGGCCGCACGTCGCGGCGGGCACGGTCAAGCCGCAGGTGTTCCGCACCTTCACGCTCGACGACGCGCGCGGCGCACACGTGCTGATCGACTCGGGCGAGCACGTCGGCAAGATCGTGCTGAC
- a CDS encoding LysR family transcriptional regulator, whose amino-acid sequence MNWDDARIFLAIHRERSLRGAARAVGLDQATVGRRLAALERALGATLFLRTSAGYVPTAVGEVALRNVEKMEQSAIDLVRQTQGVDRRLAGDVRVTTTDTIGLEFVMRAMRNLHDEHPDVRVLLNTSTQVENLAKREADIAIRTIKPDNPDLLMRRLAAWPTALYASEDYLARHGEPTPGTGFEGHDLVCFLPHLNARNPLTVVGEPVRAGRIVSGLNSNLMLRAAARAGLGLAELPVPIAERDGLVRVWPARTSARPYEVWMVTHKDLRHTARMSAMIDHIVRVFDEVAMSGDAGD is encoded by the coding sequence TTGAACTGGGACGACGCACGGATTTTTCTCGCGATCCACCGCGAACGCAGCCTGCGCGGCGCCGCGCGGGCGGTCGGGCTCGACCAGGCGACGGTCGGCAGGCGGCTCGCGGCGCTCGAGCGCGCGCTCGGGGCGACGCTGTTCCTGCGCACGTCGGCCGGGTACGTGCCGACCGCGGTGGGCGAGGTGGCGCTGCGCAACGTGGAGAAGATGGAACAGTCGGCGATCGATCTGGTGCGGCAGACCCAGGGCGTCGACCGGCGCCTCGCGGGTGACGTGCGCGTGACGACGACCGATACGATCGGGCTCGAATTCGTGATGCGCGCGATGCGCAACCTGCACGACGAGCATCCGGACGTGCGCGTGCTGCTCAACACGTCGACGCAGGTGGAGAACCTGGCCAAGCGCGAGGCGGACATCGCGATCCGCACGATCAAGCCCGACAATCCCGATCTGCTCATGCGCCGGCTCGCGGCATGGCCGACGGCGTTGTACGCGTCAGAGGACTATCTCGCGCGGCATGGCGAGCCGACGCCCGGCACCGGCTTCGAAGGGCACGACCTCGTGTGCTTCCTGCCGCACCTGAATGCGCGCAACCCGCTGACGGTGGTCGGCGAGCCGGTGCGCGCGGGGCGGATCGTGTCGGGGCTGAATTCGAATCTCATGCTGCGCGCGGCCGCGCGCGCCGGGCTCGGGCTCGCCGAACTCCCGGTGCCGATCGCGGAGCGCGACGGGCTGGTGCGCGTGTGGCCGGCGCGCACGTCGGCGCGGCCCTATGAAGTCTGGATGGTCACGCACAAGGATCTGCGGCATACCGCGCGGATGAGCGCGATGATCGATCACATCGTGCGGGTGTTCGACGAGGTGGCGATGTCGGGCGATGCGGGGGATTGA
- a CDS encoding barstar family protein yields MNRFSVDGKALGDWAKFHDYFASEFGFPGYYGRNMNAWNDCMSDYCYEHGIVSLRIDDAGALKERNPEIFAALVECSAFINWRATKEGGDPLIVLSYCA; encoded by the coding sequence ATGAATCGATTCAGTGTGGACGGAAAAGCGCTTGGCGATTGGGCGAAGTTTCACGACTACTTCGCGAGCGAATTCGGATTTCCGGGTTACTACGGCCGGAACATGAATGCATGGAATGATTGCATGAGCGACTATTGCTACGAGCACGGCATCGTGTCGCTGCGGATCGACGATGCGGGAGCGTTGAAGGAGCGCAATCCGGAGATTTTCGCCGCACTCGTCGAGTGCAGCGCGTTCATCAATTGGCGAGCAACGAAGGAAGGGGGGGACCCGTTGATCGTGTTGTCCTATTGCGCATAG
- a CDS encoding GMC family oxidoreductase translates to MSYDYIIVGAGSAGCILANRLSESGRHSVLLLEAGERDASFWFKVPVGFTKTYYNRRYNWMYYSEPEAQLADRKLYCPRGKVVGGSGSINAMVYVRGQRSDYDDWAAAGNPGWAYDDVLPYFRKLETHAAGTTDPQHHGATGPIHITSMKADVHPIVHEFLKGCGELNLPRTDDFNGAQFEGAGIYDLNTKNGERCSSSFAYLRPALGRANLTLRAGVLVRRVTFDGTRATGVVVSGAHGDETLVAAREVILAAGAVDTPKLLQLSGVGDPALLARRRVPLVHALPAVGRNLQDHLCVSFYFKANRPTLNDEMGTLLGKMKIGLRYLLTKRGPLAMSVNQAGGFFRGTDDAQEPNLQLYFNPLSYRIPKSDRASIKPEPYSGFLIAFNPCRPTSRGTIEIASNRAEDAAKIHVNALTTRKDLDEAVQGSKVIRALMRAPALKSMTVEEISPGPQVDSDEAMLRYFREQSGSIYHLCGSCAMGPDAATSVVDASLRVHGLQALRIVDASVFPNITSGNINAPTMMVAEKGADLILADAGHGEASAVSASERETVTH, encoded by the coding sequence ATGAGCTACGACTACATCATCGTCGGCGCGGGCTCGGCCGGCTGCATCCTCGCGAACCGCCTGAGCGAATCGGGCCGGCACTCGGTGCTGCTGCTCGAGGCGGGCGAACGCGACGCGTCGTTCTGGTTCAAGGTGCCGGTCGGCTTCACGAAGACCTACTACAACCGCCGCTACAACTGGATGTACTACAGCGAGCCCGAGGCGCAGCTCGCCGATCGCAAGCTGTACTGCCCGCGCGGCAAGGTGGTCGGCGGGTCGGGCTCGATCAACGCGATGGTCTACGTGCGCGGCCAGCGCAGCGACTACGACGACTGGGCGGCCGCCGGCAATCCGGGCTGGGCGTACGACGACGTGCTGCCGTACTTCCGCAAGCTCGAAACCCACGCGGCCGGCACGACCGATCCGCAGCATCACGGCGCGACGGGGCCGATTCACATCACGTCGATGAAGGCCGACGTGCATCCGATCGTCCACGAATTCCTGAAGGGCTGCGGCGAACTGAACCTGCCGCGCACCGACGACTTCAACGGCGCGCAGTTCGAAGGCGCGGGCATCTACGACCTGAACACGAAGAACGGCGAACGCTGCTCCAGCAGCTTCGCGTACCTGCGTCCCGCGCTGGGCCGCGCGAACCTCACGCTGCGCGCTGGCGTGCTCGTGCGGCGCGTGACCTTCGACGGCACGCGCGCCACCGGTGTGGTCGTCTCAGGCGCGCACGGCGACGAAACGCTCGTCGCCGCGCGCGAGGTGATCCTCGCGGCCGGCGCGGTCGATACGCCGAAGCTGCTGCAGCTGTCGGGCGTCGGCGATCCGGCGCTGCTCGCGCGCCGGCGCGTGCCGCTCGTGCATGCGCTGCCGGCCGTCGGCCGCAACCTGCAGGACCACCTGTGCGTGAGCTTCTACTTCAAGGCGAACCGGCCGACGCTGAACGACGAGATGGGCACGCTGCTCGGCAAGATGAAGATCGGGCTGCGTTACCTGCTGACGAAGCGCGGGCCGCTCGCGATGAGCGTGAACCAGGCCGGCGGCTTCTTCCGCGGCACGGACGATGCGCAGGAACCGAACCTCCAGCTCTACTTCAACCCGCTGTCGTACCGGATTCCGAAGAGCGACCGCGCGAGCATCAAGCCCGAGCCTTATTCGGGCTTCCTGATCGCGTTCAACCCGTGCCGGCCGACGAGCCGCGGCACGATCGAGATCGCGTCGAACCGCGCGGAAGATGCCGCGAAGATCCACGTCAACGCGCTCACCACGCGGAAGGATCTCGACGAAGCCGTGCAGGGCAGCAAGGTGATCCGTGCGCTGATGCGCGCGCCGGCGCTGAAGTCGATGACCGTCGAGGAAATCTCGCCGGGGCCGCAGGTCGATTCCGACGAAGCGATGCTGCGGTATTTCCGCGAGCAGTCGGGTTCGATCTACCACCTGTGCGGCTCGTGCGCGATGGGGCCGGACGCGGCGACGTCGGTGGTCGATGCGTCGCTGCGCGTGCACGGGCTGCAGGCGCTGCGGATCGTCGATGCGTCGGTGTTCCCGAACATCACGTCGGGCAACATCAACGCGCCGACGATGATGGTCGCGGAAAAGGGCGCGGATCTGATCCTGGCGGATGCGGGACACGGCGAAGCGTCTGCCGTGAGCGCAAGCGAACGGGAAACGGTCACGCATTGA
- a CDS encoding mandelate racemase/muconate lactonizing enzyme family protein, which yields MKIVSLETHIVAVPPPHVGGMYWIFVKLKTDDGIEGVGEIYSATFGPKAMAPIIDDVFERHLLNRDPHHVERLFRQAYSSGFTQRPDLTMMGVVSGLEMACWDIVGKAAGKPVYELLGGQIHERLRSYTYLYPKNAKGEYDYDDPDLAAECAAENVKLGFTAVKFDPAGPYTAYSGHQLSLDVLDRCETFCRKVREAVGSKADLLFGTHGQMVPSSAIRLAKRLEKYDPLWFEEPVPPGQEEAIAQVAKHTSIPIATGERLTTKYEFHKLLQAGGASILQLNVARVGGLLEAKKIATLAEVHYAQVAPHLYNGPVGAAASIQLATCTPNFLIQESIMTWGGFHAEVVKTPIRWEDGYIIPSNEPGLGIELDMDVVRRHTPYTGERLHLQMGEHPVDVKDLAPAKG from the coding sequence ATGAAGATCGTTTCGCTCGAAACCCATATCGTCGCCGTGCCGCCGCCGCATGTCGGCGGGATGTACTGGATCTTCGTGAAGCTGAAGACCGACGACGGTATCGAAGGCGTCGGCGAGATCTATTCGGCGACGTTCGGCCCGAAGGCGATGGCCCCGATCATCGACGACGTGTTCGAACGCCACCTGCTGAACCGCGACCCGCATCACGTCGAACGGCTGTTCCGCCAGGCCTATTCGAGCGGCTTCACGCAGCGACCGGACCTCACGATGATGGGCGTCGTCAGCGGCCTCGAAATGGCGTGCTGGGACATCGTCGGCAAGGCCGCCGGCAAGCCCGTGTACGAACTGCTCGGCGGGCAGATCCACGAGCGGCTGCGCTCGTACACGTACCTGTACCCGAAGAACGCGAAGGGCGAATACGACTACGACGATCCCGATCTCGCGGCCGAATGCGCGGCCGAGAACGTGAAGCTCGGCTTCACCGCCGTGAAGTTCGACCCGGCCGGCCCGTACACGGCCTACTCGGGCCACCAGCTGTCGCTGGACGTGCTCGACCGCTGCGAGACGTTCTGCCGCAAGGTGCGCGAAGCCGTCGGCAGCAAGGCCGACCTGCTGTTCGGCACGCACGGGCAGATGGTGCCGTCGTCGGCGATCCGGCTCGCGAAGCGGCTCGAGAAGTACGACCCGCTGTGGTTCGAGGAGCCGGTTCCCCCCGGCCAGGAAGAAGCGATCGCGCAGGTCGCGAAGCACACGTCGATCCCGATCGCGACCGGCGAGCGCCTGACCACCAAGTACGAGTTCCACAAGCTGCTGCAGGCGGGCGGCGCGTCGATCCTGCAGCTGAACGTCGCGCGCGTGGGCGGCCTGCTCGAAGCGAAGAAGATCGCGACGCTCGCCGAAGTGCACTACGCGCAGGTCGCACCGCACCTGTACAACGGGCCGGTGGGCGCCGCCGCGAGCATCCAGCTCGCGACCTGCACGCCGAACTTCCTGATCCAGGAAAGCATCATGACGTGGGGCGGTTTCCATGCCGAAGTCGTGAAGACGCCGATCCGCTGGGAGGACGGCTACATCATCCCGTCCAACGAGCCGGGCCTCGGCATCGAGCTCGACATGGACGTCGTGCGGCGCCACACGCCCTACACGGGCGAACGGCTGCACCTGCAGATGGGCGAACACCCCGTCGACGTGAAGGATCTCGCCCCCGCGAAGGGCTGA
- a CDS encoding MFS transporter, with translation MPTQPSTPAASLALHDDAHASQHSRAQRYLQLLLLVIAAGAIYPMLYLRQVYQPTMLQFFHIDDVQLGYLYSSLGTIFLVSYLPSGWLADRLSPRWLICFSLLATGALGLAYATGPSFDTLVLIFGGWGLTTGLTFWAAVIKRVNMIAGPDEQGRFFGLLDGGRGLVEALLATIAITLFAYVTQAHGGTDAAGFGLVVHLYAFFCIALGVLLALVKDPAGTSDRAAAAQRRTGSDRRGNVLTDLKTLAAIPELWLVAAIVFCGYQVFWATYSFSAYLHEGNFGLSATAAGFITTLKLWMRPIGGIGGGFLGDRVSKVSVLFWALVLAALSLVGLIAAPAHSPQAMLVVLVLFIGILTYAIRGLYWSLLDDCKVPTHCAGLAIGLISVLGYSPDVFVPLINGYVTQTFPGAHGYQLYFGYIAAIALCGAGAAAFLKYRLTRIHRIQESA, from the coding sequence ATGCCGACCCAACCGTCGACGCCCGCCGCGTCGCTCGCGTTGCACGACGACGCTCACGCGTCGCAGCACTCCCGCGCGCAACGTTACCTGCAACTGCTGCTGCTCGTGATTGCCGCGGGCGCGATCTATCCGATGCTGTATCTGCGGCAGGTGTACCAGCCGACGATGCTGCAGTTCTTCCATATCGACGACGTGCAGCTCGGCTACCTGTACTCGTCGCTCGGCACGATCTTCCTCGTCAGCTACCTGCCGAGCGGCTGGCTCGCCGACCGCCTGTCGCCGCGCTGGCTGATCTGCTTCTCGCTGCTCGCGACGGGCGCGCTCGGGCTCGCCTACGCGACCGGGCCGTCGTTCGACACGCTCGTGCTGATCTTCGGCGGCTGGGGGCTGACCACCGGCCTCACGTTCTGGGCCGCCGTGATCAAGCGCGTGAACATGATCGCGGGCCCCGACGAACAGGGCCGCTTCTTCGGGCTGCTCGACGGCGGCCGCGGGCTCGTCGAGGCGCTGCTCGCGACGATCGCGATCACGCTGTTCGCCTACGTGACGCAGGCGCACGGCGGCACCGACGCGGCCGGCTTCGGGCTCGTCGTGCACCTGTACGCATTCTTCTGCATCGCGCTCGGCGTGCTGCTCGCGCTGGTGAAGGATCCGGCGGGCACGAGCGACCGTGCGGCCGCCGCGCAGCGCCGCACCGGCAGCGACCGCCGGGGCAACGTGCTGACCGACCTGAAGACGCTCGCGGCGATCCCCGAGCTGTGGCTCGTCGCCGCGATCGTGTTCTGCGGCTACCAGGTGTTCTGGGCGACCTACAGCTTCTCGGCCTATCTGCACGAAGGCAATTTCGGGCTCAGCGCGACGGCGGCCGGCTTCATCACGACGCTCAAGCTGTGGATGCGCCCGATCGGCGGCATCGGCGGCGGCTTCCTCGGCGACCGCGTATCGAAGGTGTCGGTGCTGTTCTGGGCGCTGGTGCTCGCCGCGCTGTCGCTCGTCGGCCTGATCGCCGCGCCCGCGCACAGCCCGCAGGCGATGCTGGTCGTGCTCGTGCTGTTCATCGGCATCCTCACCTACGCGATCCGCGGCCTGTACTGGTCGCTGCTCGACGACTGCAAGGTGCCGACGCATTGCGCCGGCCTCGCGATCGGCCTGATCTCGGTGCTCGGCTATTCGCCCGACGTGTTCGTGCCGCTGATCAACGGCTACGTGACGCAGACCTTCCCGGGCGCGCACGGCTACCAGCTCTATTTCGGCTATATCGCGGCCATCGCGCTCTGCGGCGCGGGCGCGGCCGCCTTCCTCAAATACCGTCTCACCCGCATTCACCGAATCCAGGAGTCCGCATGA
- the aldA gene encoding aldehyde dehydrogenase, with amino-acid sequence MRTERNYVNGRFVAPESDAFIVVHNPATEAPFARVPATTPADALAAVDAAAAAQKAWRKLPSAERAAYLHRFADALTARAPEIGAALAQESGKSVEDASNEAVYAGQITRYHAEWARRIEGEIIPSDTPDENLFLQREPIGVVACLIPFNYPVYTLLRKVAPALIAGNTVVVRPSNHTPVSAFEIAKAADDAGFPPGVVNILTMDHATAEALCTHPAVGMITLTGSVNAGRKVLDYCKANIAKPSLELGGKTPAIIEPDADLERAAAALVASKTTHCGQLCTAIERVYVHDSVHDRFVALLKEKMAAVRIGDRAEDATRMGPLVSGSARAHIHGMVERAIAAGATLETGGAIPDGPGFFYPATLLTGVRQDMEIVQEETFGPIMPVLRYATIDEAIAQANDHQFGLSSVLYTERYRTAMTVANAIEAGELYVNRTPADPYQGFHAGWKRSGLGGDDGKHGMLEFTQTRLVVMKY; translated from the coding sequence ATGCGCACCGAACGCAATTACGTGAACGGCCGTTTCGTCGCCCCGGAAAGCGACGCGTTCATCGTCGTCCACAATCCCGCCACCGAAGCGCCGTTCGCGCGCGTGCCGGCCACGACGCCGGCCGACGCACTCGCCGCCGTCGACGCCGCGGCCGCCGCGCAGAAGGCGTGGCGCAAGCTGCCGAGCGCAGAGCGCGCCGCGTACCTGCACCGCTTCGCCGACGCGCTGACCGCGCGTGCGCCCGAGATCGGCGCGGCGCTCGCGCAGGAATCCGGCAAGAGCGTCGAGGACGCGTCGAACGAAGCCGTCTACGCGGGCCAGATCACGCGCTATCACGCCGAGTGGGCACGCCGGATCGAGGGCGAGATCATCCCGAGCGACACGCCCGACGAGAACCTGTTCCTGCAGCGCGAGCCGATCGGCGTCGTCGCGTGCCTGATCCCGTTCAACTATCCCGTCTACACGCTGCTGCGCAAGGTCGCGCCCGCGCTGATCGCCGGCAACACCGTGGTCGTGCGGCCGAGCAACCACACGCCGGTATCCGCGTTCGAGATCGCGAAGGCGGCCGACGATGCGGGCTTCCCGCCGGGCGTCGTCAACATTCTGACGATGGATCACGCGACGGCCGAAGCGCTGTGCACGCACCCGGCAGTCGGGATGATCACGCTGACCGGCAGCGTGAACGCGGGCCGCAAGGTGCTCGATTACTGCAAGGCGAACATCGCGAAGCCGTCGCTCGAACTCGGCGGCAAGACGCCCGCGATCATCGAGCCCGACGCCGATCTCGAACGCGCGGCCGCCGCGCTCGTCGCGTCGAAGACGACCCATTGCGGCCAGCTCTGCACGGCGATCGAGCGCGTGTATGTACACGACAGCGTGCACGACCGTTTCGTCGCACTGCTGAAGGAGAAGATGGCGGCCGTGCGCATCGGCGACCGGGCGGAAGACGCCACCCGTATGGGCCCGCTCGTCAGCGGATCGGCACGCGCGCACATCCACGGGATGGTCGAACGTGCGATCGCGGCAGGCGCGACGCTCGAAACCGGCGGCGCGATCCCCGACGGCCCCGGCTTCTTCTACCCGGCCACGCTGCTCACCGGCGTGCGGCAGGACATGGAGATCGTGCAGGAGGAGACCTTCGGCCCGATCATGCCGGTGCTGCGCTACGCGACGATCGACGAAGCGATCGCGCAGGCGAACGACCACCAGTTCGGCCTGTCGTCGGTGCTCTACACCGAGCGCTACCGCACCGCGATGACCGTCGCGAACGCGATCGAAGCCGGCGAGCTGTACGTGAACCGCACGCCGGCCGATCCGTACCAGGGCTTCCATGCCGGCTGGAAACGTTCGGGCCTCGGCGGCGACGACGGCAAGCACGGGATGCTCGAATTCACGCAGACGCGCCTCGTCGTCATGAAGTACTGA
- a CDS encoding LysR substrate-binding domain-containing protein gives MPALNALKAFEMAGRTGSFTRAAELLNVTQSAVSRQVRQLEGQLGETLLERRHHQLELTAAGRVLLRALQQSFDKIELTVRSLQEKTHLNRLRANVPPTFAARWLMPRLGRLRDAHPEFELSLTTRIHDSLGESRVLDCAIRFGDGEWDGFDNAPLMQEQHIAVCAPALYARLRQDGAPIDLNRFTLLHVLATDDQRYLTWQHWLKAAGIADVDTRGGYEFDLLDHAIRAAIDGLGITIADRHMVARELATGQLMQVLNVHVDGHQSYWFVTRPEQTNLPHIVQFRDWLQQEVWLAKRHLEPSSPLPQVPLA, from the coding sequence ATGCCGGCGCTGAACGCGCTGAAAGCCTTCGAGATGGCCGGCCGCACCGGCAGCTTCACGCGCGCGGCCGAACTGCTCAACGTAACGCAGAGCGCGGTGAGCCGCCAGGTTCGCCAGCTCGAAGGCCAGCTCGGCGAAACCCTGCTCGAGCGGCGCCATCACCAGCTCGAACTGACGGCGGCCGGCCGCGTGCTGCTGCGCGCGCTGCAGCAATCGTTCGACAAGATCGAGCTGACCGTACGCAGCCTGCAGGAAAAAACCCATCTGAACCGCCTGCGCGCGAACGTGCCGCCCACCTTCGCCGCGCGCTGGCTGATGCCGCGGCTCGGCCGGCTGCGCGACGCGCATCCCGAATTCGAGCTGAGCCTCACGACCCGCATTCACGACAGTCTCGGCGAATCGCGCGTGCTCGACTGCGCGATCCGGTTCGGCGACGGCGAATGGGACGGCTTCGACAACGCACCGCTGATGCAGGAGCAGCATATCGCCGTCTGCGCACCGGCGCTGTATGCGCGGCTGCGACAGGACGGCGCGCCGATCGACCTGAACCGCTTCACGCTGCTGCACGTGCTCGCCACCGACGACCAGCGCTACCTGACCTGGCAGCACTGGCTGAAGGCCGCCGGCATCGCCGACGTCGACACGCGCGGCGGCTACGAATTCGACCTGCTCGACCACGCGATCCGCGCGGCGATCGACGGCCTCGGGATCACGATCGCCGATCGCCACATGGTCGCGCGCGAGCTGGCGACCGGGCAACTGATGCAGGTGCTCAACGTGCACGTCGACGGCCATCAGTCGTACTGGTTCGTCACGCGGCCCGAACAGACGAACCTGCCGCACATCGTCCAGTTCCGCGACTGGCTGCAGCAGGAAGTGTGGCTCGCGAAGCGCCACCTCGAACCGTCGTCGCCGCTTCCGCAAGTGCCGCTGGCCTAG
- a CDS encoding LysR substrate-binding domain-containing protein, with protein sequence MRRLPSLIALRFFEETARHLSFNRAAVSLCVTQGAVSRQIRLLEEALGARLFERDHKGVRLTEAGERLLPFIGQAFDTIERGVDEVVATRPGAKRRLTVSLPPTFATQWFSPRLGTLAETLPDVELSIRTEPADDCHCHIRFGRAARTGMQSELLMMERHALVGAPRYRGDALDVLLGRLPSLHVLHEGKRLTLWADWCEQAGVPVARIGDGIEFSTLEQAIRAARKGAGLAVVDLNMIEEEIAEGSLVRLSPVQPIGPFGYWLDVEPESVAVEHVLAFAAWVREQVGRKG encoded by the coding sequence ATGCGACGCCTGCCATCGTTGATCGCGCTGCGATTTTTCGAGGAGACCGCGCGTCACCTGAGCTTCAACCGTGCGGCGGTTTCGCTGTGCGTGACCCAGGGGGCGGTGAGCCGGCAGATCCGGCTGCTCGAGGAAGCGCTCGGCGCGCGGCTGTTCGAGCGCGATCACAAGGGCGTGCGCCTGACCGAGGCCGGCGAGCGCTTGCTGCCGTTCATCGGGCAGGCGTTCGACACGATCGAGCGCGGCGTCGACGAAGTCGTCGCCACGCGGCCGGGTGCGAAGCGGCGCCTGACGGTGTCGCTGCCGCCGACGTTCGCGACGCAGTGGTTTTCGCCGCGGCTCGGCACGCTCGCGGAGACGCTGCCCGACGTCGAGCTGTCGATCCGCACCGAGCCGGCCGACGATTGCCATTGCCACATCCGCTTCGGGCGCGCGGCGCGCACGGGGATGCAGTCGGAGCTGCTGATGATGGAGCGGCATGCGCTCGTCGGTGCGCCGCGTTATCGCGGCGATGCGCTCGACGTGCTGCTCGGCCGGTTGCCGTCGCTGCATGTGCTGCACGAAGGCAAGCGCCTGACGCTGTGGGCCGACTGGTGCGAGCAGGCGGGCGTGCCGGTGGCGCGGATCGGCGACGGCATCGAGTTTTCCACGCTCGAACAGGCGATCCGCGCAGCGCGCAAGGGGGCGGGGCTCGCGGTGGTCGACCTGAACATGATCGAGGAGGAGATCGCCGAAGGCAGCCTCGTGCGGCTGTCGCCGGTGCAGCCGATCGGGCCGTTCGGCTATTGGCTCGATGTCGAGCCGGAGAGTGTCGCGGTCGAGCACGTGCTTGCGTTTGCCGCGTGGGTGAGGGAGCAGGTGGGGCGGAAGGGGTAG
- a CDS encoding type II toxin-antitoxin system ParD family antitoxin, which yields MISAELGQQLEAYVAKLVESGRYGSKSEVLREGVRLIQDREAQLNALDAVIARSLADAEAGRGAEAAEVFDRLEAKYRARADRQA from the coding sequence ATGATCAGTGCGGAACTGGGCCAGCAACTGGAGGCTTACGTCGCGAAGCTGGTCGAATCGGGGCGCTACGGATCCAAGAGCGAAGTGCTGCGCGAAGGCGTGCGCCTGATCCAGGATCGCGAGGCGCAACTGAATGCGCTGGACGCGGTGATCGCGCGCAGCCTGGCCGATGCGGAAGCAGGACGCGGCGCCGAGGCGGCGGAAGTCTTCGACCGTCTCGAGGCGAAGTATCGGGCGCGGGCGGATCGGCAGGCCTGA
- a CDS encoding type II toxin-antitoxin system RelE/ParE family toxin — protein MIVRLSDFAIDELEAVADDIARDNPQRAVTFVREIRDKCMSLAAMPLAFPLVPRFERHGVRHRVYGNYQIFYRVVGDPPARIDILHILHGARDYASILF, from the coding sequence CTGATCGTGCGCCTGTCCGATTTTGCGATTGACGAACTCGAAGCGGTCGCCGATGACATCGCACGCGACAACCCGCAACGCGCCGTGACGTTCGTGCGGGAGATTCGCGACAAGTGCATGAGTCTGGCCGCGATGCCGCTGGCGTTTCCGCTGGTGCCGCGCTTCGAGCGTCACGGCGTGCGGCACCGCGTGTACGGCAACTACCAGATCTTCTATCGGGTCGTCGGTGATCCGCCGGCGCGGATCGACATTCTTCACATCTTGCACGGCGCGCGGGACTACGCGTCGATTCTGTTCTGA